The Drosophila bipectinata strain 14024-0381.07 chromosome 2L, DbipHiC1v2, whole genome shotgun sequence genome has a segment encoding these proteins:
- the nompC gene encoding serine/threonine-protein phosphatase 6 regulatory ankyrin repeat subunit B isoform X6, with protein MTPLMYATKDNKTAIMDRMIELGADVGARNNDNYNVLHIAAMYSREDVVKLLLTKRGVDPFSTGGSRSQTAVHLVSSRQTGTATNILRALLAAAGKDIRLKADGRGKIPLLLAVESGNQSMCRELLAAQTADQLKATTANGDTALHLAARRRDVDMVRILVDYGTNVDTQNGEGQTPLHIAAAEGDEALLKYFYGVRASASIADNQDRTPMHLAAENGHAHVIEILADKFKASIFERTKDGSTLMHIASLNGHAECATMLFKKGVYLHMPNKDGARSIHTAAAYGHTGIINTLLQKGEKVDVTTNDNYTALHIAVESAKPAVVETLLGFGADVHVRGGKLRETPLHIAARVKDGDRCALMLLKSGASPNLTTDDCLTPVHVAARHGNLATLMQLLEDEGDPLYKSNTGETPLHMACRSCHPEIVRHLIETVKEKHGPDKATTYINSVNDDGATALHYTCQITKEEVRIPESDKQIVRMLLENGADVTLQTKNALETAFHYCAVAGNNDVLMEMISHMNPTDIQKAMNRQSSVGWTPLLIACHRGHMELVNNLLANHARVDVFDTEGRSALHLAAERGYLHVCDALLTNKAFINSKSRVGRTALHLAAMNGFTHLVKFLIKDHNAVIDILTLRKQTPLHLAAASGQMEVCQLLLELGANIDATDDLGQKPIHVAAQNNYSEVAKLFLQQHPSLVNATSKDGNTCAHIAAMQGSVKVIEELMKFDRSGVISARNKLTDATPLQLAAEGGHADVVKALVRAGASCTEENKAGFTAVHLAAQNGHGQVLDVLKSTNSLRINSKKLGLTPLHVAAYYGQADTVRELLTSVPATVKSETPTGQSLFGELGTESGMTPLHLAAFSGNENVVRLLLNSAGVQVDAATVENGYNPLHLACFGGHMSVVGLLLSRSAELLQSTDRNGRTGLHIAAMHGHIQMVEILLGQGAEINATDRNGWTPLHCAAKAGHLEVVKLLCEAGASPKSETNYGCAAIWFAASEGHNEVLRYLMNKEHDTYGLMEDKRFVYNLMVVSKNHNNKPIQEFVLVSPAPVDTAAKLSNIYITLSTKEKERAKDLVAAGKQCETMATELLALAAGSDSAGKILQATDKRNVEFLDVLIENEQKEVIAHTVVQRYLQELWHGSLTWASWKILLLLVAFIVCPPVWIGFTFPMGHKFNKVPIIKFMSYLTSHIYLMIHLSIVGITPIYPVLRLSLVPYWYEIGLLIWLSGLLLFELTNPSDKSGLGSIKVLVLLLGMAGVGVHVAAFVFVSKEYWPTLVYCRNQCFALAFLLACVQILDFLSFHHLFGPWAIIIGDLLKDLARFLAVLAIFVFGFSMHIVALNQSFANFSPEDLRSFEKKNRNRGYFSDDDMPTPRPPPVENYVDSRFSEFRRKHKDDRPIRHRVEIRLVQAYSQYASHHNSALAA; from the exons ATGACTCCATTGATGTACGCAACCAAGGACAACAAGACGGCCATAATGGATCGCATGATTGAACTTGGCGCCGATGTGGGAGCCCGAAATAAC GATAATTATAATGTGCTACACATTGCGGCAATGTATTCGCGTGAGGATGTCGTCAAATTGTTGCTAACAAAACGCGGTGTCGATCCCTTCTCCACCGGTGGC TCGCGTTCACAAACTGCGGTGCATTTGGTGTCGAGTCGGCAAACCGGAACTGCCACTAATATCCTGCGCGCTCTTCTTGCGGCTGCTGGCAAGGACATTCGCTTAAAGGCGGACGGC CGTGGCAAAATCCCATTGCTCCTGGCCGTCGAGTCGGGTAATCAGTCCATGTGCAGAGAGCTCCTGGCGGCACAAACGGCGGACCAACTAAAG GCAACGACGGCCAATGGAGACACGGCCTTGCATTTGGCCGCTAGACGGCGGGACGTGGACATGGTCCGCATCCTGGTCGACTATGGAACGAATGTGGACACGCAGAACGGTGAGGGGCAGACACCCCTCCACATCGCTGCCGCCGAAGGTGATGAGGCCCTCCTTAAGTACTTCTATGGCGTGCGCGCCTCAGCGTCCATTGCGGACAATCAAG ATCGCACTCCGATGCACTTGGCCGCCGAGAATGGGCACGCGCACGTCATCGAGATACTGGCCGACAAGTTCAAGGCGAGCATCTTCGAGCGCACCAAGGATGGCAGCACGCTGATGCACATTGCGTCACTCAACGGTCATGCTGAGTGCGCCACGATGCTCTTCAAGAAGGGCGTGTACCTCCACATGCCCAACAAGGACGGAGCGCGGAGTATCCACACCGCCGCCGCCTATGGCCACACGGGCATCATCAATACGCTGCTGCAGAAGGGCGAGAAGGTTGACGTGACCACCAAT GACAACTATACGGCCCTTCATATAGCCGTGGAGTCGGCCAAACCCGCCGTTGTGGAGACCCTGCTCGGATTTGGAGCCGATGTCCATGTCCGGGGCGGCAAGCTCCGCGAAACCCCTTTGCATATCGCAGCTCGGGTCAAGGATGGCGACAGATGCGCCCTCATGCTGCTAAAGTCAGGGGCCAGCCCCAATCTGACCACCGACGACTGTCTGACCCCGGTCCACGTAGCTGCCCGCCATGGAAACCTGGCCACGCTGATGCAGTTGCTCGAGGACGAAGGCGATCCTCTGTACAAGTCGAAT ACCGGGGAAACCCCTCTGCACATGGCCTGCCGGTCATGCCACCCGGAGATCGTACGTCATCTGATCGAAACCGTAAAGGAGAAGCACGGCCCCGACAAGGCCACCACGTACATCAACTCGGTGAACGACGACGGCGCCACGGCGTTGCACTACACCTGCCAAATCACCAAGGAGGAGGTGCGCATCCCAGAGTCCGACAAGCAGATAGTTAGGATGCTACTGGAAAACGGAGCGGATGTCACGCTGCAGACAAAGAATGCGCTGGAGACGGCGTTCCACTACTGTGCCGTAGCTGGAAACAATGATGTGCTGATGGAGATGATCTCGCACATGAATCCCACGGATATCCAGAAGGCCATGAACCGTCAGTCGTCGGTGGGGTGGACCCCGTTGCTGATTGCCTGCCATCGGGGGCACATGGAGCTGGTGAACAACCTGCTAGCGAACCATGCTCGAGTGGACGTCTTCGATACGGAGGGCAGATCGGCCCTGCACTTGGCCGCAGAGAGGGGATACCTGCACGTATGCGACGCCCTGCTGACTAACAAGGCCTTTATAAATTCCAAGTCCCGCGTGGGTCGCACGGCCCTTCACCTGGCGGCCATGAACGGATTCACGCACCTGGTGAAATTCCTGATCAAGGACCACAACGCTGTCATCGACATCCTGACGCTGCGAAAGCAAACGCCGCTCCACCTGGCGGCAGCCAGCGGGCAGATGGAGGTCTGCCAGCTGCTCCTCGAGCTGGGAGCCAACATTGATGCGACGGACGACCTGGGCCAGAAGCCCATCCACGTCGCCGCGCAGAACAACTACTCTGAAGTGGCCAAACTCTTCCTGCAACAGCACCCGTCGCTGGTGAACGCCACCAGCAAGGACGGCAACACCTGTGCCCACATCGCCGCAATGCAGGGATCCGTCAAGGTGATCGAGGAGCTGATGAAGTTCGATCGGTCGGGCGTGATTTCGGCGCGGAACAAGCTAACAGACGCGACACCCCTCCAGCTGGCCGCCGAAGGTGGTCATGCGGACGTGGTGAAGGCCTTGGTCCGGGCCGGGGCATCCTGTACGGAGGAGAACAAGGCCGGATTCACGGCCGTCCATTTGGCGGCCCAAAACGGACACGGACAGGTCCTGGACGTTCTCAAAAGCACCAACTCCCTGAGGATCAACAGCAAAAAGTTGGGCTTGACGCCACTCCACGTAGCTGCGTATTACGGGCAGGCGGACACGGTCCGGGAACTGCTGACTAGCGTCCCGGCCACGGTCAAGTCGGAAACGCCCACGGGACAGAGTCTGTTCGGGGAACTAGGCACGGAGTCGGGGATGACACCACTGCATTTGGCGGCATTTTCCGGAAACGAGAACGTGGTGCGACTGCTCCTCAACTCGGCGGGTGTTCAAGTGGATGCGGCGACCGTTGAGAAC GGCTATAATCCACTCCATTTGGCTTGCTTCGGCGGACACATGTCAGTGGTCGGTTTGCTCCTGAGTCGGTCGGCAGAACTCCTCCAGTCGACGGATCGTAACGGCAGGACGGGACTGCACATCGCCGCCATGCATGGACACATCCAGATGGTGGAGATTCTGCTCGGCCAGGGTGCGGAGATCAATGCAACCGATCGGAACGGTTGGACGCCACTGCATTGTGCTGCCAAAGCCGGCCACTTGGAGGTGGTGAAGTTGCTGTGCGAGGCGGGAGCCTCTCCAAAATCGGAGACCAACTACGGATGCGCCGCCATTTGGTTCGCCGCCTCCGAAGGACACAACGAGGTGCTGCGCTACCTGATGAACAAGGAGCACGATACCTATGGCCTCATGGAGGACAAGCGCTTTGTATACAACCTGATGGTGGTGTCCAAGAACCACAACAACAAGCCCATCCAGGAGTTTGTTCTGGTCTCCCCGGCTCCGGTGGATACGGCTGCCAAGCTATCCAATATTTATATCACTCTTTCCACAAAG GAAAAAGAGCGTGCCAAGGATCTAGTGGCTGCTGGCAAGCAGTGTGAGACAATGGCCACTGAGCTTTTGGCCCTGGCAGCTGGCTCGGACTCCGCCGGAAAGATCCTGCAAGCCACCGACAAGCGGAACGTGGAGTTTCTCGACGTCCTGATTGAAAACGAACAAAAGGAAGTGATTGCCCATACGGTGGTGCAGCGATACCTGCAA GAACTCTGGCATGGATCATTGACCTGGGCCTCGTGGAAAATCCTGCTCCTGTTGGTGGCCTTCATCGTCTGCCCACCGGTGTGGATCGGCTTCACCTTCCCGATGGGCCACAAGTTCAACAAGGTGCCCATCATCAAGTTCATGTCGTACCTCACCTCGCACATTTACCTCATGATCCACCTGAGCATCGTGGGCATCACGCCCATCTACCCGGTGCTCCGCTTGAGCCTGGTGCCCTACTGGTACGAGATCGGGCTCCTGATCTGGCTGAGTGGCTTGCTGCTGTTCGAGTTGACGAATCCGTCGGACAAGTCCGGACTGGGCTCCATCAAAGTGCTGGTCCTCCTGCTGGGAATGGCCGGAGTGGGCGTCCATGTGGCGGCCTTTGTGTTCGTCTCTAAGGAGTACTGGCCTACGTTGGTCTACTGCCGGAATCAGTGCTTCGCCCTGGCCTTCCTGCTGGCCTGTGTACAGATCCTAGACTTTCTGTCCTTCCACCACCTCTTCGGACCCTGGGCCATTATCATCGGGGATCTGCTAAAGGATTTGGCCAGGTTCTTGGCCGTCTTGGCCATTTTTGTGTTTGGCTTTTCCATGCACATAGTGGCTCTAAATCAAAGTTTTGCCAACTTTTCGCCGGAGGATCTGCGCAGCTTCGAGAAGAAGAACCGAAACCGAGGCTACTTCAGTGACG